TTTGATAACAAGCTTAAGCATATTCGTAAAGAATTCAAAGAAAAAGGGATTGATTTTCCAAAAGAACAAATCTTTTTATTCCCTAACAATCAAGATGATGGCGATTTAGAAACCCTATTATTAGAAATTGCTAAACACGATGAATTTCTTAAATGCTTTGAAGGATACTTAGAATGCATTAAAAGTAAAGAATATTATAAACCGATTAAGAACATAAGAAAAAGTAAGTGGCATGCCTATTTAGAAGCACTTGGATTAGAGAATTTAGATATTTTTGATAGTAAAGGTAAAATAAAGGAAAAATACAAAGAAGAATATGAAAAACTAAAAGAAGCGATTGATTTTAACTCAAAATCTCTCATTCCCCTTAAAAATTTTCTAGGGCAATTCGCAGAAAATAATCAAAAAACAAATTTTAAGATTTTCTAATTTAACAAAATATATTACAATTATCTAAAAAATATTATTTTTACAAAAAGGCACGTTGTGAAATTGTGGTTTCCTTATTTTTTAGCGATTGTGTTCTTGCATGCATTGGGTTTGGCGTTACTTTTTATGGCTAATAACGCTTCGTTTTATGCGGCGGCGTCTATGGCTTACATGCTAGGGGCAAAGCATGCGTTTGATGCGGATCACATCGCTTGCATAGACAACACCATTAGAAAGCTCACCCAACAAGGCAAAAACGCCTATGGTGTGGGGTTTTACTTTTCTATGGGGCATTCAAGCGTGGTGATTTTAATGACCATCATCAGCGCGTTTGCGATCGCTTGGGCCAAAGAGCATACGCCGATGCTAGAAGAAATAGGGGGGGTAGTGGGGACTTTAGTTTCTGGGCTTTTCTTGCTCATTATAGGGCTATTGAATGCGATTATTTTAATAGATCTATTAAAAATCTTCAAAAAATCGCATTCTAACGAAAGCTTGAGCCAGCAACAAAATGAAGAGATTGAACGGCTTTTAACGAGTAGGGGCTTACTTAATCGCTTTTTTAAGCCTTTGTTTAATTTCATCTCCAAGTCGTGGCACATTTATCCTGTGGGTTTTCTTTTTGGGCTAGGCTTTGATACCGCTAGTGAAATCGCACTTTTAGCCCTTTCTAGCAGTGCGATTAAAGTGAGTGTGGTGGGCATGCTCTCTTTACCCATTCTTTTTGCCGCTGGCATGAGTTTGTTTGACACATTAGATGGGGCGTTCATGCTCAAGGCGTATGATTGGGCGTTCAAAACCCCTTTAAGGAAAATCTACTACAACATCTCCATCACCGCTTTAAGCGTGTTTATCGCGCTTTTTATCGGGTTGATTGAGCTTTTTCAAGTCGTTAGCGAGAAACTCCATTTAAAATTTGAAAACCGCCTTTTAAGTGCCCTACAAAGCCTGGAATTTACAGACTTGGGCTATTACTTGGTGGGCTTATTCGTAATAGCGTTTTTAGGCTCATTCTTTTTATGGAAAATCAAATTTTCTAAATTAGAGGGCTAGATTTTAAGTCCTCAAGTTATCGCTCAACAAATCTTTAGGGCTTTTATTTGAAAAACTTGGCATGAAAGCTTTAGGGTTTGAAAGGCTTTCACTCAAATAACCTAATAATTCCTTAATTTCGTTTAATTTTTCTCCCAAATAAGCTTGAAACTCGCTTACATTTTCCAATAAATCCAAAGGATTATCCACAATCATGGAAAAAACTTCATCATGGATTGCAATGTTGAGTTGGGTGTCAAACAAAGGGGAGGCTAAAAACTGGCAATTTTCTACAATTTCTCGCAATTCTTGTTTGATGATAGAAGTTTGCAAAGCGTCTTTATCTTCTAAACCCATGCTCTTATTGAAAAGCTTTTTGCAAGCGATTTGCAAGACTTGCAACGCCCCAACGCTCTCGTTTATATTTTTCATGTCCCTACTGAATTTGGCGATTTGTTGGGATTTTTCTATCGCATTGGTTTTAAAATCGCTTGTTTCAACATCGCCCAAATGCTTTTGAAGAGTTTTTAAAATATCCATAAAAAACCTTTTAAATAGAATTAATCATTCACAAGCATTTTTCGTTCCTTTTTTATGGAAACTTTAAAAAACCCCCTTAAAAAGGTTTTTAGGTATAATTAGCGATCTTTTAGTTTCAAATAGTAGAGAGATGGGATGAAAAAAATATGGCTTTTAGTGTGGGGCTTGTATTCTTTGGTGTTTTTGCATGCGATAGAGATGATAGAAAAAGCCCCTACAAATGTAGAGGATAGGGACAAAGCCCCCCATTTGTTGCTTTTAGCAGGGATTCAAGGCGATGAGCCTGGAGGGTTTAATGCAACTAATTTGTTTTTAATGCATTATAGCGTTTTAAAAGGCTTGGTGGAAGTGGTTCCGGTATTGAATAAGCCTTCCATGTTAAGAAACCATAGGGGCTTGTATGGGGATATGAACCGCAAATTTGCCGCTTTAGACAAGAATGACCCTGAATACCCCACTATCCAAGAAATCAAATCCTTGATTGCAAAACCCAGCGTGGATGCCGTCTTGCATTTGCATGATGGCGGTGGGTATTATCGCCCTATTTATATTGATGCGACGCTCAATCCTAAGCGTTGGGGGAATTGCTTTATTATTGATCAAGATGAAGTTAAAGGGGCGAAATTCCCTAATTTGCTTGCTTTTGCAAACAATACGATTGAGAGCATCAACGCCCATTT
This DNA window, taken from Helicobacter pylori, encodes the following:
- a CDS encoding HoxN/HupN/NixA family nickel/cobalt transporter, which encodes MKLWFPYFLAIVFLHALGLALLFMANNASFYAAASMAYMLGAKHAFDADHIACIDNTIRKLTQQGKNAYGVGFYFSMGHSSVVILMTIISAFAIAWAKEHTPMLEEIGGVVGTLVSGLFLLIIGLLNAIILIDLLKIFKKSHSNESLSQQQNEEIERLLTSRGLLNRFFKPLFNFISKSWHIYPVGFLFGLGFDTASEIALLALSSSAIKVSVVGMLSLPILFAAGMSLFDTLDGAFMLKAYDWAFKTPLRKIYYNISITALSVFIALFIGLIELFQVVSEKLHLKFENRLLSALQSLEFTDLGYYLVGLFVIAFLGSFFLWKIKFSKLEG
- a CDS encoding flagellar FLiS export co-chaperone, whose translation is MDILKTLQKHLGDVETSDFKTNAIEKSQQIAKFSRDMKNINESVGALQVLQIACKKLFNKSMGLEDKDALQTSIIKQELREIVENCQFLASPLFDTQLNIAIHDEVFSMIVDNPLDLLENVSEFQAYLGEKLNEIKELLGYLSESLSNPKAFMPSFSNKSPKDLLSDNLRT
- a CDS encoding DUF3226 domain-containing protein produces the protein MSKKTLIYTEGKNDKIFLSWCLDVWKNEDHFDQAHFDIIHVGGKNKIFSDEFCERIENILKNENQEYGQVCIIFDADIKEENQERDAGFDNKLKHIRKEFKEKGIDFPKEQIFLFPNNQDDGDLETLLLEIAKHDEFLKCFEGYLECIKSKEYYKPIKNIRKSKWHAYLEALGLENLDIFDSKGKIKEKYKEEYEKLKEAIDFNSKSLIPLKNFLGQFAENNQKTNFKIF